In Dyadobacter sp. NIV53, a single window of DNA contains:
- a CDS encoding UDP-N-acetylmuramoyl-L-alanyl-D-glutamate--2,6-diaminopimelate ligase — MENDQEKSLHSLLHDVSGVTITGPTDVSIHSLILDSRKVLPGTLFVALRGTQTDGHQYIETAVNSGATAILCEELPAIINPDVTYIKVLDSAEAMGLMASAFYGYPSKKLTLIGVTGTNGKTSVATFLFQLFRRLGYRCGLLSTVQNQVEDEVIPSTHTTPDSIALNQLLAVMLKKGCSHVFMEVSSHAVAQHRITGLKFAGGIFTNITHDHLDFHKTFDNYIKAKKGFFDQLPKTAFALVNVDDRRGAVMVQNTKAKIETYSLQTLATFKGKIISDTLSGMQMEINLQEVWFRVIGRFNAYNLLSVYGAAVLLGENPEIVLTELSNLKSPPGRFEQFHSADNIVGIVDYAHTPDALENVLETITHLRNGNEKVITVVGCGGNRDAEKRPKMAAIACKYSNRVILTSDNPRNEDPMDILDQMRKGVPPLDYKKTSVIEDRREAILKACEEANPEDIILIAGKGHENYQEIKGVKHHFDDKEILIQAFISKEQN; from the coding sequence ATGGAGAACGATCAGGAAAAATCTTTGCATTCATTATTGCATGACGTATCTGGTGTTACTATCACCGGACCTACGGATGTATCTATTCATAGTTTAATTTTAGATTCCAGAAAAGTATTACCCGGAACCTTATTTGTAGCGCTACGTGGCACTCAGACAGACGGGCATCAGTATATTGAAACGGCGGTAAATTCAGGAGCCACTGCTATTTTATGCGAAGAACTGCCGGCAATTATCAATCCGGATGTTACTTATATAAAAGTACTGGACTCTGCAGAAGCAATGGGATTAATGGCTTCGGCATTTTACGGTTATCCATCAAAAAAATTAACACTGATCGGCGTTACAGGCACCAATGGAAAAACCTCTGTTGCAACATTTCTGTTTCAGCTTTTCCGCAGATTAGGTTATCGCTGTGGCTTACTTTCAACTGTTCAGAATCAGGTTGAGGATGAAGTTATTCCTTCCACACACACTACGCCCGATTCCATTGCGCTGAACCAGCTTTTGGCAGTTATGCTGAAAAAAGGGTGCAGCCACGTGTTTATGGAAGTCAGCTCGCATGCTGTAGCACAGCACCGTATTACCGGATTAAAATTTGCTGGTGGCATATTTACCAATATCACTCACGATCACCTTGATTTTCATAAGACATTTGATAATTACATCAAGGCAAAAAAAGGCTTTTTTGATCAATTGCCAAAAACTGCTTTTGCATTAGTCAATGTCGATGACCGACGCGGAGCTGTCATGGTTCAGAATACCAAAGCGAAGATAGAAACCTATTCTTTACAGACGCTCGCTACTTTCAAGGGAAAAATCATTTCTGATACCCTTTCCGGCATGCAGATGGAAATTAATCTGCAGGAAGTCTGGTTTAGGGTCATTGGCCGTTTTAATGCTTATAATCTGCTTTCTGTGTATGGCGCGGCTGTTCTTCTTGGTGAAAATCCTGAGATTGTACTTACCGAACTTTCTAATCTGAAAAGTCCTCCGGGCAGATTTGAACAATTTCATTCAGCCGATAATATTGTTGGGATTGTGGATTATGCACATACACCCGATGCTTTGGAAAATGTACTTGAAACCATTACACATTTACGTAACGGGAATGAAAAGGTGATCACGGTTGTGGGATGTGGCGGAAACCGGGATGCAGAAAAAAGGCCTAAAATGGCTGCTATTGCGTGTAAATACAGCAACCGTGTTATTTTAACATCTGATAATCCCCGTAATGAAGATCCAATGGATATTCTGGATCAGATGCGAAAAGGCGTACCGCCGCTGGACTATAAAAAAACTTCTGTCATTGAAGACCGCAGAGAAGCTATATTGAAGGCTTGTGAAGAAGCAAACCCTGAAGATATTATTTTAATTGCCGGAAAAGGGCATGAGAATTACCAGGAAATTAAGGGTGTAAAACATCACTTCGACGATAAAGAAATATTAATTCAGGCTTTCATATCAAAAGAGCAAAACTAA
- a CDS encoding penicillin-binding protein gives MIKNSEGKSGIGWVEVVEGGIKIPVGDALNVQPVTGKDIYTTLDMNFQDMAEIALRRKLTETKANYGCVIVMEVATGEIRAMANLTKRGEGKYEEIFNYALAGSADPGSTFKLPTMMALLEETKMNPDQVSVNTGGGSVRFRGTTVDDSKRGGHGTLTATQVFEKSSNIGVLMLMQRYFAKKPDKYLQYLKQFHLTQPTGIHMKGEKPPYIKDRNSKMWSDYSLYWMSYGYEMGMTPLQTLAIYNAVANDGYWVRPMIVREIRSAEKVEDKFSPYVEDKPLCSPETIKTVQRMLEGVVEHGTGTNIKSKLYKISGKTGTAQKLINGRYMPGKYYTSFAGYFPSDNPKYSCIVIIDTPQGSGANYTLYAGSIAAPVFKEVADRIYAYDVSIQSPVKDSIPEKSRDLKFAGKSSDLKIISDQLKLTPLQEETDYAVGSIVNKGKPRWKPLSVSSKDIPDLQGLAMRDALYILENKGYRVTFKGSGKVVEQSLPPGENTSGLKTILLTLQ, from the coding sequence TTGATAAAAAACTCAGAAGGTAAATCAGGTATTGGCTGGGTTGAAGTAGTAGAAGGTGGTATAAAAATCCCAGTTGGAGATGCACTGAATGTACAACCTGTAACCGGAAAAGATATTTATACAACCCTGGACATGAATTTTCAGGATATGGCAGAAATTGCACTTCGCCGGAAACTTACCGAAACTAAGGCAAATTATGGCTGTGTAATTGTCATGGAAGTAGCCACGGGCGAAATCAGGGCAATGGCCAATCTAACCAAACGCGGTGAAGGAAAGTACGAAGAAATATTTAATTATGCTTTGGCAGGAAGTGCTGATCCGGGTTCTACTTTCAAATTGCCCACAATGATGGCACTTCTGGAAGAAACCAAAATGAATCCTGACCAGGTAAGTGTAAATACAGGAGGTGGATCCGTCCGTTTTCGGGGAACTACAGTAGACGATTCGAAAAGAGGCGGGCATGGAACGCTTACGGCCACGCAGGTATTTGAGAAATCATCCAATATTGGCGTTTTGATGCTGATGCAGCGATATTTTGCAAAAAAACCGGATAAATATCTTCAGTATCTTAAACAGTTTCACCTGACACAGCCGACGGGAATCCACATGAAAGGTGAAAAACCACCTTACATTAAAGACCGGAATTCCAAGATGTGGAGTGATTACTCTTTATACTGGATGTCGTATGGTTACGAAATGGGTATGACTCCTTTGCAGACACTTGCGATTTATAATGCCGTTGCTAATGATGGTTACTGGGTCAGGCCGATGATTGTGCGCGAAATCCGCAGTGCAGAAAAAGTGGAGGACAAATTTTCGCCTTATGTTGAGGACAAACCTTTGTGCTCTCCGGAAACCATCAAAACAGTGCAAAGGATGCTTGAAGGTGTGGTGGAACATGGAACCGGTACCAATATTAAATCAAAGCTTTACAAAATATCAGGCAAAACAGGAACAGCGCAGAAACTGATCAATGGCAGGTATATGCCTGGTAAATATTATACTTCCTTTGCGGGCTATTTTCCGTCTGATAATCCAAAATACAGCTGTATTGTTATTATTGATACACCGCAGGGATCAGGTGCAAATTATACGCTTTATGCGGGAAGTATTGCGGCTCCGGTTTTCAAGGAAGTAGCCGATCGTATTTATGCTTATGATGTTAGTATTCAAAGCCCGGTAAAAGATTCTATTCCTGAAAAAAGCAGGGATCTCAAATTTGCCGGTAAATCCTCAGACCTTAAAATTATAAGTGACCAGCTAAAACTCACGCCGCTTCAGGAAGAAACGGATTATGCTGTAGGCTCAATTGTAAATAAGGGAAAACCAAGATGGAAACCGCTTTCGGTAAGTTCAAAAGATATTCCTGATTTACAGGGCCTGGCCATGCGGGATGCCTTATATATTTTAGAAAATAAGGGTTACAGAGTTACTTTTAAAGGATCTGGCAAAGTTGTAGAACAGTCACTTCCGCCAGGGGAAAACACAAGTGGTCTTAAAACGATCCTTTTAACATTACAGTAA
- a CDS encoding FtsL-like putative cell division protein: MSENKRRPKPIPPKSKKKKREYSLFNWLNRFLPLDKVFGEKEPGHEERVPVKYFYYFGWVVLLLVIYERIGFQSEEYVRSSIKLKKEVDDLRAEYTSIHAEYMKSGKQSVVIDKVKELGLEENLTPPKKIIIKKDE, encoded by the coding sequence ATGTCTGAAAATAAAAGAAGACCTAAACCAATACCACCAAAATCCAAAAAGAAAAAACGGGAGTACAGCCTTTTTAACTGGCTTAACCGTTTTTTGCCGTTGGATAAAGTTTTTGGTGAAAAAGAGCCCGGCCACGAGGAGCGCGTTCCGGTCAAATACTTCTATTACTTCGGATGGGTTGTTCTTCTTTTGGTGATTTATGAAAGAATCGGATTTCAATCAGAAGAATATGTGCGGAGCAGTATTAAATTAAAAAAAGAAGTAGATGACCTTCGTGCTGAATACACTTCCATTCATGCCGAATATATGAAAAGCGGAAAACAGTCGGTCGTGATTGATAAAGTGAAGGAACTTGGCCTGGAAGAAAATTTAACGCCACCTAAAAAAATTATTATCAAGAAAGATGAATAA
- the rsmH gene encoding 16S rRNA (cytosine(1402)-N(4))-methyltransferase RsmH encodes MSLQSTYHEPVMLSECLEGLNIRPDGIYVDVTFGGGGHSRAILEKLTTGRLLVFDQDPDAVANAEVFKNDERFTFIAANFRHLKRYLKLHKAEKVDGILADLGVSSHQINTPLRGFSTRFDADLDMRMNPNSEKTAREVLNVRSATELQRIFGMYGEVHNARTAAEAIFTSRHNTPIETINDLKGILLKYAPKHRENKYFAQVFQALRIEVNDELRVLEEFLTQVPEVLSPGGRLVVMSYHSLEDRLVKNFIQKGKFDGEVEKDFYGNEIKPLKSITRKPVEASAEEVAKNPRARSAKLRVAEK; translated from the coding sequence ATGAGTTTGCAAAGTACATATCACGAACCCGTAATGTTGTCTGAATGTCTGGAAGGATTGAATATCCGGCCCGACGGAATATATGTTGACGTTACTTTTGGAGGCGGCGGACATTCGCGTGCTATCCTGGAAAAACTTACCACCGGCCGGCTCCTGGTTTTTGATCAGGATCCCGACGCTGTTGCCAATGCAGAAGTTTTCAAGAATGATGAAAGGTTTACATTCATTGCTGCCAATTTCCGGCATTTGAAACGTTACCTCAAATTACATAAAGCAGAAAAAGTAGACGGAATACTGGCCGATCTGGGTGTTTCTTCTCATCAGATCAATACGCCGCTAAGAGGATTTTCAACGCGATTTGATGCAGATCTGGATATGCGGATGAACCCGAATAGCGAAAAAACAGCACGTGAGGTGCTGAATGTCCGTTCGGCGACAGAATTACAAAGAATTTTCGGCATGTACGGTGAGGTTCATAATGCGCGAACAGCAGCCGAAGCCATATTCACTTCCCGGCATAATACGCCCATTGAAACGATCAATGACCTGAAAGGAATATTGCTGAAATATGCTCCCAAACATCGTGAGAATAAATATTTTGCTCAGGTATTTCAGGCATTACGCATTGAAGTAAATGATGAGTTACGTGTACTGGAAGAGTTTCTGACACAGGTTCCGGAAGTGTTGTCGCCAGGCGGAAGGCTGGTTGTGATGTCGTATCATTCACTGGAAGACCGTTTGGTAAAAAACTTTATCCAGAAGGGAAAATTTGATGGTGAGGTAGAAAAGGATTTTTATGGAAATGAGATCAAACCTTTGAAAAGTATTACCAGAAAACCGGTTGAAGCAAGTGCGGAAGAAGTAGCCAAAAATCCCAGAGCAAGAAGTGCAAAATTGAGGGTTGCCGAGAAATAA
- a CDS encoding peroxiredoxin: MRLINYFTAILVIAVIAGCSSGDTNLKRGIWRATLSRDGQQLPLLLEIFKNPKGDSYTVYTMNGGERLRLDTAYFERDSLHIPMQLFDAEIVASLEKDELKGRYSRTKEGNVTGSLPFHAKFGESYRFFPEGTAKSTKNVSGKWSTVFVNTSTGDSTVAVGNFSQEGNVVQGSFLTPTGDYRFLNGNVNGDSLFLSTFDGSNAMLFKAAIQTDGSLKGALWSGIKGYKMWVATLNPNAKLPDATKLTFLKPGYDQVDFSFPDANGKKVSLKDPQFKDKVVILQIMGSWCPNCMDETNFLAPWYKNNKERGIEIVGLSFEHSDKPDISFPKIKKMINRFNMDYPVLLAGTNTDEATAKALPMLNKVMSYPTTIFIDKKGKVREIHTGFSGPGTGKYYEEYVQEFNGLITKLVEEK; this comes from the coding sequence ATGAGATTAATAAATTATTTTACAGCGATTTTAGTAATTGCAGTTATCGCTGGCTGTTCGTCCGGCGATACGAATCTGAAACGCGGGATATGGCGGGCTACCCTAAGCCGTGACGGACAGCAGCTTCCGTTATTGCTGGAAATATTTAAAAACCCGAAAGGCGATTCTTATACAGTATATACAATGAACGGCGGAGAGCGCCTGCGGTTGGATACGGCTTATTTCGAAAGAGATTCACTTCATATTCCTATGCAGCTTTTTGACGCAGAAATCGTGGCAAGCCTGGAAAAGGACGAACTTAAAGGAAGGTACAGCAGAACAAAAGAAGGAAATGTAACCGGTTCACTTCCTTTTCATGCGAAATTTGGCGAGAGTTACCGGTTCTTTCCGGAAGGAACTGCAAAGAGTACAAAGAATGTAAGCGGAAAATGGTCAACTGTCTTTGTTAATACAAGTACCGGCGATTCCACTGTTGCTGTTGGAAATTTTTCACAGGAAGGCAATGTAGTCCAGGGTTCTTTTTTAACACCAACCGGCGATTATCGTTTTCTGAATGGGAATGTGAACGGCGATAGTTTGTTTTTATCAACATTTGACGGTTCCAACGCGATGCTGTTCAAAGCAGCAATTCAAACGGACGGCTCTTTAAAAGGTGCATTATGGTCGGGAATTAAAGGTTACAAAATGTGGGTAGCGACGTTAAACCCGAACGCGAAACTTCCGGATGCTACCAAACTTACGTTTTTAAAACCAGGATATGATCAGGTAGATTTTTCCTTTCCTGACGCAAACGGAAAGAAAGTATCACTAAAAGATCCTCAGTTTAAAGATAAAGTAGTTATTCTCCAGATCATGGGTTCTTGGTGCCCTAATTGTATGGATGAAACCAATTTTCTGGCTCCCTGGTATAAAAACAATAAGGAACGTGGTATTGAAATCGTGGGATTATCTTTTGAACATTCTGACAAACCGGATATATCTTTTCCCAAAATAAAGAAAATGATAAACCGGTTTAATATGGATTATCCCGTACTGCTGGCAGGAACGAATACGGATGAAGCAACTGCAAAAGCTTTACCAATGTTAAATAAAGTAATGTCTTATCCAACTACCATTTTTATTGACAAAAAAGGTAAAGTACGCGAAATACATACGGGTTTTTCGGGCCCGGGAACTGGGAAATATTATGAAGAATATGTACAGGAATTTAATGGGTTAATTACCAAACTGGTTGAAGAAAAATAA
- a CDS encoding MarR family winged helix-turn-helix transcriptional regulator, with protein sequence MRKEKTIDFQIKWAWHSISRMYNSYAARYDTTMAVGYVLLNIDIEHGTPATKIAPLLGMEPRSLVRMLKNLEERGLITREVSENDKRFVRIMLTELGKEKREVAREGVLSFNTMIRDKIPLEKLVTFFEVIKDINKIVEEENQKLKT encoded by the coding sequence ATGCGCAAGGAAAAAACAATTGATTTCCAGATAAAATGGGCATGGCATTCTATTTCCAGAATGTACAATTCCTATGCTGCGCGTTACGATACGACAATGGCCGTGGGTTACGTATTGCTCAACATTGACATAGAACACGGAACTCCTGCAACTAAGATCGCTCCTTTATTGGGAATGGAACCAAGAAGCCTTGTCCGTATGCTTAAAAACCTTGAAGAACGTGGCCTGATTACGCGGGAAGTAAGCGAAAACGATAAGCGTTTTGTGAGAATTATGCTTACAGAATTGGGAAAAGAAAAACGGGAAGTAGCCAGAGAAGGCGTGCTTTCTTTTAATACCATGATTCGTGATAAAATTCCGCTGGAAAAGCTGGTTACGTTTTTTGAAGTGATCAAAGACATTAATAAAATAGTAGAAGAAGAAAACCAGAAATTAAAAACGTAG
- a CDS encoding matrixin family metalloprotease, which yields MAAVANILYDKKQVLISSKLYLYGSEANQEIGALIVEEINRMYNEPNGTVTIKGNVLQVIFDISYEVITHFDALEMATVNQDYRNNFIRIENENVITRSFMGYGLGDNAGHWLTTDNLGISTTAAHEFGHSLGLDHPANADFRGSLLPPPIMAARGSLVDAKYQWNPIAKAGEYGGTMNPKYRKVSVREIELIMEGLTFEETDTYYIGYLSNILFDSKGKAVEGLA from the coding sequence ATGGCAGCAGTCGCAAACATACTATATGATAAGAAGCAGGTTCTTATTTCTTCAAAATTATATCTCTACGGATCAGAGGCAAACCAGGAAATTGGCGCACTGATTGTTGAAGAAATTAACAGAATGTATAATGAACCAAATGGAACTGTAACGATAAAAGGTAACGTTTTACAAGTAATTTTTGACATTAGTTATGAGGTTATTACTCATTTTGATGCATTGGAAATGGCTACTGTCAATCAGGATTACAGAAATAATTTTATCAGAATAGAAAACGAAAATGTAATTACCCGTTCCTTTATGGGTTATGGCCTGGGTGACAATGCCGGACATTGGCTGACCACAGACAACCTGGGAATTTCAACAACCGCTGCTCACGAATTTGGCCACAGCCTCGGGCTGGATCATCCTGCAAATGCTGATTTTCGGGGATCATTATTACCTCCTCCGATCATGGCCGCAAGAGGAAGTCTGGTTGATGCAAAATACCAGTGGAACCCAATAGCCAAAGCGGGAGAATACGGCGGCACAATGAATCCTAAGTATCGTAAAGTATCCGTCCGGGAAATAGAACTGATCATGGAAGGACTCACCTTTGAAGAAACAGATACGTATTATATCGGTTATCTGTCTAACATATTGTTTGACAGTAAAGGAAAGGCAGTCGAGGGTTTAGCCTGA
- a CDS encoding Rrf2 family transcriptional regulator has protein sequence MISKKAKYALKALKVLAEQFGKGPVLISYIAEKEKIPKKFLEAILLDLRNNGVLQSQKGKGGGYMLRVPPGEVSFSKVLRIIDGPIAPALCVSMFFYGRCDDCKDEETCSLRTVLEKWRDANLAVLDKTTLTDLLRADNAPVLDVLS, from the coding sequence ATGATATCTAAAAAAGCAAAATACGCTCTTAAAGCGCTTAAAGTGTTAGCCGAACAATTTGGTAAAGGCCCGGTGCTAATTTCTTACATTGCAGAGAAAGAGAAGATTCCAAAGAAATTTCTGGAAGCAATTTTATTGGATCTGCGTAATAATGGAGTTCTTCAGAGTCAGAAAGGAAAGGGTGGAGGATATATGTTAAGAGTTCCTCCTGGCGAAGTAAGTTTTTCTAAAGTCCTGAGAATTATCGACGGGCCAATTGCACCTGCCTTGTGCGTTTCCATGTTTTTTTATGGCAGATGCGACGATTGCAAGGATGAAGAAACATGCAGCCTGCGTACGGTGCTGGAAAAATGGAGAGATGCGAACCTGGCTGTTTTGGATAAAACCACACTGACAGATTTGCTCAGGGCAGACAATGCACCGGTACTGGATGTGCTTTCCTGA
- a CDS encoding NAD-dependent epimerase/dehydratase family protein encodes MNIALVTGSAGLIGSESVAFLADKFDLIIGVDNNLREYFFGADGNTEWNKNRIQDAFNNYKHYAADIREVNQLEPIFKEFGTDIKLIIHAAAQPSHDWAAREPFTDFGVNAVGTLNMLEMTRLHAPEAVFIFTSTNKVYGDNPNYLPLIELETRYEIDENHKYFKNGIDENHSIDHTKHSIFGASKVAADIMVQEYGKYFGMKTAVFRGGCLTGPNHSGAQLHGFLAYLMKCAITGNHYTIFGYKGKQVRDNIHSHDLVNMFWHFYQNPRPGEVYNAGGGRFANCSMIEAIALCETITGNKLSHSYSDTNRVGDHIWYVSDLSKFKEHYPGWDWEFGLVETLTQIHDGISSRLASVK; translated from the coding sequence ATGAATATAGCCTTGGTAACCGGTTCAGCCGGACTGATAGGAAGCGAATCTGTGGCCTTCCTGGCAGATAAATTTGATCTTATAATTGGCGTTGATAATAATCTGCGTGAATATTTTTTTGGAGCTGATGGAAATACAGAATGGAACAAGAACAGGATCCAGGATGCATTTAATAATTACAAACATTATGCTGCTGATATCCGTGAAGTTAACCAGCTGGAACCTATTTTCAAGGAATTCGGAACTGATATAAAACTGATCATTCACGCCGCAGCACAACCAAGCCACGATTGGGCAGCACGTGAGCCATTTACGGATTTTGGTGTCAATGCTGTCGGAACACTCAATATGCTGGAAATGACCCGCCTGCATGCACCGGAAGCTGTGTTTATTTTTACCTCGACTAACAAAGTATACGGAGACAATCCTAATTACCTCCCTCTGATAGAACTTGAAACACGTTATGAAATTGACGAGAATCATAAATATTTCAAGAACGGCATTGATGAAAACCATAGTATTGACCATACTAAACACTCCATTTTTGGTGCTTCGAAAGTAGCCGCCGATATTATGGTTCAGGAATATGGCAAATATTTTGGTATGAAAACCGCGGTTTTCCGTGGTGGATGCCTTACCGGGCCTAATCATTCAGGAGCTCAGTTACACGGTTTTCTTGCATATTTAATGAAATGTGCAATTACCGGAAATCACTATACCATTTTTGGATACAAAGGAAAACAGGTTCGTGACAACATCCATAGCCATGATCTGGTAAATATGTTCTGGCATTTTTACCAAAATCCCCGTCCAGGTGAAGTTTACAATGCCGGAGGCGGAAGGTTTGCCAATTGCTCTATGATTGAAGCCATCGCACTTTGCGAAACTATTACAGGAAACAAACTTTCACATTCATATTCAGATACCAACCGCGTGGGAGATCATATCTGGTATGTAAGCGATCTTTCCAAATTCAAAGAACATTATCCTGGCTGGGACTGGGAATTTGGCCTTGTTGAAACGCTGACACAAATTCACGATGGAATATCATCCAGGCTGGCGAGCGTAAAATAA
- a CDS encoding M3 family oligoendopeptidase, translating into MTNQETIDIPTRSKRLFIGEEFDLKKWEDLQPFYENLKTREINSVQDLRQWFLDRSELESYLSENFAWRYIRQTCDTANTGLINALQFFITEIQPKLAEYGNELDKKIVENAFLGDLTEKGFDITLRGMKKAIEIFREENIPVITEMQTEERKYGAIAGAMTVTLDGEEITLQKAADRLQSTDRTIREEAWRAISNRRYEDHEKLDDLLNKLVSLRDQVGRNAGFANYRDYMFAAMGRFDYTPQDCFDFHASVKEAVVPLLDEMAKSRKDALKVDVLRPWDTKVDPKGLAPLVPFKTGEELLDKTIRCFSRLDPFLGDCLRIMKTMKHLDLESRKGKAPGGYNYPLDEIGVPFIFMNATSNLRDMITILHEGGHAVHSLVTRGLTLNSFKHTPSEVAEVASMSMELITMDFWDEFFTNEQDLKRAKIQHLESIIETLPWVATVDKFQHWMYENPKHAVEQRTEEWVKIYSQFTDNVMDWSGLEQFREYLWQRQLHIYEVPFYYIEYGIAQLGAIGVWKNYRENPQAGLKGYLDALKLGYTAPITEIYAAANIPFDFSQKHITELMQFVRTELERLKI; encoded by the coding sequence ATGACAAATCAGGAAACAATAGACATACCTACCCGTTCAAAAAGGCTATTTATTGGGGAAGAATTTGATCTGAAAAAATGGGAAGATCTTCAGCCGTTTTACGAAAATCTTAAGACCCGGGAAATAAATTCCGTTCAAGACCTGCGGCAATGGTTTCTGGATCGCAGCGAACTGGAATCATACTTATCCGAAAACTTCGCCTGGCGTTATATCCGTCAGACATGTGATACAGCCAACACAGGCCTGATCAATGCATTACAGTTTTTTATCACAGAAATACAGCCAAAATTGGCGGAATATGGTAATGAACTGGATAAGAAAATAGTTGAAAATGCATTTCTGGGTGATTTGACGGAAAAAGGATTTGATATTACCCTTCGCGGAATGAAGAAAGCGATCGAGATTTTCCGGGAAGAAAACATTCCGGTCATTACCGAAATGCAAACAGAAGAACGCAAGTATGGCGCCATTGCCGGTGCTATGACGGTGACATTAGATGGCGAGGAAATAACTTTGCAAAAAGCAGCAGACCGCCTTCAGTCCACCGATCGTACTATCCGGGAGGAAGCCTGGCGTGCAATAAGTAACCGTCGCTACGAAGATCATGAAAAGCTGGATGACCTTTTGAACAAATTGGTAAGTCTTCGTGATCAGGTAGGCAGGAATGCCGGTTTTGCCAATTACAGAGATTATATGTTTGCCGCAATGGGCCGGTTTGATTATACCCCGCAGGATTGCTTCGACTTCCATGCATCTGTAAAAGAAGCTGTTGTCCCATTACTAGATGAAATGGCGAAGAGCAGAAAAGATGCGTTAAAAGTAGACGTACTTCGTCCCTGGGATACCAAGGTTGATCCAAAGGGACTGGCTCCATTGGTACCATTTAAAACAGGTGAAGAATTACTGGATAAAACAATCCGTTGTTTCAGCCGCCTTGATCCGTTTCTGGGAGATTGCCTGCGGATTATGAAAACCATGAAACATCTTGATCTGGAATCAAGGAAAGGAAAAGCGCCGGGTGGTTACAATTATCCTCTGGATGAAATTGGCGTTCCCTTCATTTTTATGAATGCAACTTCCAACCTTCGTGATATGATTACGATCCTGCATGAAGGCGGACATGCCGTGCACTCACTTGTAACGCGTGGCCTAACACTAAATTCATTCAAACATACGCCGTCAGAAGTTGCTGAGGTTGCATCGATGTCGATGGAGCTGATCACAATGGATTTCTGGGATGAGTTTTTTACCAATGAACAAGATCTGAAACGTGCCAAGATACAGCATCTGGAATCTATTATAGAAACGCTTCCCTGGGTAGCAACAGTTGATAAATTCCAGCATTGGATGTACGAAAACCCGAAACATGCTGTTGAACAACGCACTGAAGAGTGGGTGAAAATTTACAGCCAGTTTACAGATAATGTAATGGACTGGTCGGGGCTGGAACAATTCAGGGAATATCTTTGGCAGCGTCAGTTACATATTTATGAGGTTCCTTTTTACTATATAGAATATGGTATTGCACAGCTTGGAGCTATCGGGGTTTGGAAAAATTACCGCGAAAATCCGCAAGCTGGCCTGAAAGGTTACCTGGATGCACTTAAACTGGGCTATACTGCACCAATTACTGAAATTTACGCGGCAGCCAATATCCCGTTTGATTTTTCCCAAAAACACATTACCGAACTCATGCAATTCGTTAGAACCGAGCTGGAACGATTAAAAATTTAA
- a CDS encoding DUF433 domain-containing protein, whose product MNNRDYIVSDHRLMLGKPVIKGTRITAELILRKLGEGATMDELLSMYPHINKESIQAILQYAAELIANEENLESAA is encoded by the coding sequence ATGAACAATAGAGATTATATTGTTTCAGACCACCGTTTAATGTTGGGTAAACCTGTTATAAAAGGTACGCGTATAACTGCTGAATTAATTTTGCGTAAATTAGGTGAAGGCGCTACTATGGATGAATTGCTCTCAATGTATCCTCATATAAACAAGGAATCTATACAGGCTATATTGCAATATGCCGCAGAACTTATAGCCAATGAAGAAAATTTAGAATCAGCTGCATGA